One Entelurus aequoreus isolate RoL-2023_Sb linkage group LG09, RoL_Eaeq_v1.1, whole genome shotgun sequence genomic window carries:
- the LOC133657015 gene encoding disintegrin and metalloproteinase domain-containing protein 12-like, protein MCQVCLNRQCQNVSVFGVHECSGKCNGRGVCNNKNNCHCEAHWAPPFCEGAGFGGSIDSGPTRLAAHSLAVTVAVLGATSGLLLASALVFLKRKTLLRLLFTNKKSTLEKLRSIEEKRPTSPLGIQSMCRPLPQRRPPPKPSIYKPPPSFLSAEPLLPQHKFHSHSLRRLPLYQPLNISQPMPVSLSVGQPILPPLPARHRLPPARHALSPPPFLSLPRQPASYLLVQDLDKPSPPQKPLPADPLGRGLRLAHGAPMVGVHMPGKGLLPIPIPIPTVPRPPPTIPLPSRPAPVLPYRPPKTPKDYC, encoded by the exons atgtgtcag GTGTGTCTGAATCGCCAGTGTCAGAACGTCAGCGTCTTCGGCGTGCACGAGTGCTCAGGAAAGTGCAATGGACGTGGG GTGTGCAACAACAAGAACAACTGCCACTGCGAAGCGCACTGGGCGCCCCCGTTCTGCGAGGGGGCGGGCTTCGGGGGCAGCATCGACAGCGGGCCGACGAGACTGGCAG CCCACAGCCTGGCCGTCACCGTGGCCGTCCTGGGGGCCACCAGCGGCCTTCTGCTGGCCAGCGCCCTGGTCTTCCTGAAGAGGAAGACTCTGCTGCGTCTGCTCTTCACCAACAAGAAGAGCACCTTGGAGAAGCTCAG GTCCATCGAGGAAAAGAGGCCGACCAGCCCACTCGGCATTCAGTCCATGTGTAGACCACTACCACAACGTAGACCTCCCCCCAAACCCAGCATTTATAAG CCTCCTCCTTCCTTCCTGAGCGCAGAGCCGCTCCTCCCCCAGCACAAGTTCCACTCCCACAGCCTGCGCCGCCTGCCGCTCTACCAGCCCCTCAACATCAGCCAGCCCATGCCCGTGTCACTCAGCGTGGGTCAGCCCATCCTGCCTCCCCTGCCCGCCCGACACAGGTTGCCGCCGGCCCGCCACGCTCTCTCGCCGCCGCCTTTTCTCAGTCTGCCCCGCCAGCCCGCGTCCTACCTCCTGGTGCAG GACCTGGACAAGCCAAGTCCGCCCCAGAAGCCTCTTCCTGCCGACCCGCTGGGGAGAGGCCTTCGTCTGGCTCACGGCGCCCCGATGGTGGGCGTTCACATGCCGGGAAAAGGGCTGCTGCCCATCCCCATCCCCATCCCCACTGTGCCCAGACCTCCACCCACCATCCCTTTACCCAGCAG ACCTGCTCCAGTGTTGCCCTACAGACCACCAAAGACCCCCAAAGACTACTGCTGA